One stretch of Brachyhypopomus gauderio isolate BG-103 chromosome 10, BGAUD_0.2, whole genome shotgun sequence DNA includes these proteins:
- the zbtb17 gene encoding zinc finger and BTB domain-containing protein 17, with product MDFPWHSGKVLQQLNHQRQQGLLCDCTFVVDGVDFKAHKAVLAACSAYFHTLFLDQKDVVHLDISNAAGLGQVLEFMYTAKLTLNPQNVEDVLAVATFLQMQEIVNACSAYKSLAIPPTSNSGPAEGQQRPVKKDNDDASLEGQGSQTQNGVPEADEAPSSSEGTEDPHATCSTTERQSTGTHRTGGRVGRPPKLGHCARQKKAEAPVTKTDAEEESATKEVMEYQDDPSDADYTPKLSQRAAARRSYVNTRRRKSKYAARHLDTQDDYSSGAEISKLTAEKKRREEESEGSDEDEQLADDEELMDAEDGAECDDDDEGKCVRTGAMAERSESRAYGSVTHRCEDCGKKFTHTGNFKRHMRIHTGEKPFSCRDCNKAFSDPAACKAHEKTHSPLKPYCCSTCGKSYRQISLLNLHRKRHTGEARYSCDECGKLFTTSGNLKRHQLVHSGEKPYHCDYCERAFSDPTAKMRHLETHDTDKGHKCPHCDKKFNQTGNLKAHMKIHITDGPLKCKECGKQFTTSGNLKRHLRVHSGEKPFVCVHCQRAFADPGALQRHVRIHTGEKPCLCLICGKGFTQASSLIAHVRQHTGEKPYVCDRCGKRFVQSSQLANHIRHHDNIRPHKCHTCNKAFVNVGDLSKHIIIHTGEKPFLCDKCGRGFNRVDNLRSHVKTVHQGKAGMKRLVVAEEDDSDDKLLPASPSASELEDNEVNIVTVTTDDIVTLATEALAASAVAQLTVLPVAASVSVDETEALKAEITKAVEKVQEADPNTQILYACDSCGEKFLDATSLAQHVRIHTAQALVMFQADSDFYQQYTADGAWQATEQVIQGGELLFRTRDGEEEAGDGGQAEMAQSEPRGEEGAEEGAESQTEADGEAVQICESGAQ from the exons GTCTTGGGCAAGTCCTTGAATTTATGTACACGGCAAAGCTGACATTGAACCCCCAGAATGTGGAAGATGTTTTGGCTGTTGCCACATTCCTTCAGATGCAAGAAATTGTCAATGCTTGCTCTGCTTACAAGTCCCTTGCTATTCCGCCAACATCTAATAGTG GGCCCGCGGAGGGACAACAGAGGCCGGTTAAGAAAGATAATGATGATGCTTCACTCGAGGGACAGGGCAGTCAGACCCAGAATGGGGTCCCTGAAGCAGATGAAGCTCCCTCTTCATCAGAGGGAACAGAAGACCCTCACGCTACGTGTAGCACTACTGAGAGGCAAAGCACTGGGACTCATAGAACAGGCGGCCGGGTGGGAAGACCACCCAAGCTTGGCCACTGTGCCAGGCAGAAGAAAGCAGAAGCCCCCGTCACCAAGACCGATGCGGAGGAGGAGAGTGCAACAAAGGAAGTCATGGAATATCAGGACGATCCCTCCGACGCCGATTACACACCCA AACTCTCACAAAGGGCCGCAGCGAGGAGATCTTACGTGAACACACGGAGAAGAAAATCTAAATATGCTGCCCGGCACCTGGACACTCAGG ATGATTATTCCAGTGGGGCAGAAATATCGAAACTGACAGCtgagaagaagaggagagaagaggagagcgaGGGGTCCGATGAAGACGAGCAGCTGGCAGATGATGAAGAGCTGATGGATGCCGAGGATGGAGCAgagtgtgatgatgatgatgaagggaAATGTGTGAGGACTGGGGCCATGGCTGAACGCAGCGAGTCCCGGGCGTATGGCTCTGTCACAcacaggtgtgag GACTGTGGAAAGAAGTTTACTCACACGGGGAACTTTAAACGGCACATGCGCATTCACACGGGTGAGAAGCCCTTCAGCTGCAGAGACTGCAACAAAGCCTTCTCCGATCCGGCTGCCTGCAAAGCACATGAAAAAACCCACAG CCCCCTGAAGCCCTACTGCTGTTCCACATGCGGCAAGAGCTACCGGCAAATCAGCCTGCTGAACCTGCACAGGAAGCGGCATACGGGCGAGGCCCGCTACAGCTGCGACGAGTGTGGCAAGCTGTTCACCACGTCGGGCAACCTGAAGCGCCACCAGCTGGTGCACAGCGGCGAGAAGCCGTACCACTGTGACTACTGCGAGCGGGCCTTCTCCGACCCCACCGCCAAGATGCGCCACCTGGAGACACACGACACGGACAAGGGCCACAAGTGCCCACACTGTGACAAGAAGTTCAACCAG aCAGGGAACTTAAAGGCTCATATGAAGATCCACATCACAGACGGGCCTCTCAAGTGTAAAGAGTGTGGCAAGCAGTTCACCACTTCAG GCAACCTGAAGAGACACCTGCGGGTTCACAGTGGAGAAAAGCCCTTTGTCTGTGTGCACTGCCAGAGAGCCTTTGCTGACCCGGGCGCATTGCAGAGACACGtgcgcattcacacag GAGAAAAGCCTTGTCTTTGTCTGATCTGTGGAAAAGGCTTCACACAGGCCAGTTCACTCATAGCACATGTGCGCCAGCACACCGGAGAGAAGCCATACGTTTGTGACCGCTGTGGCAAAAG GTTTGTGCAGTCCAGCCAACTTGCCAATCATATCCGTCACCATGACAATATACGACCCCACAAGTGCCATACCTGCAATAAAGCGTTTGTCAATGTTGGAGACCTCTCAAAACACATCATCATTCATACAG GGGAGAAGCCTTTCCTGTGTGACAAGTGTGGGCGTGGCTTCAACCGCGTGGACAACCTCCGCTCTCACGTTAAGACCGTTCACCAGGGCAAGGCGGGCATGAAGAGGCTGGTGGTGGCGGAGGAGGACGACAGCGACGACAAGCTGCTGCCCGCCTCTCCCTCCGCCTCCGAGCTGGAGGACAACGAGGTCAACATCGTCACTGTCACCACGGACGATATCGTGACGCTCGCTACCGAAGCCCTGGCGGCCAGTGCCGTAGCACAACTCACTG TGCTGCCTGTGGCAGCATCAGTGTCTGTGGATGAAACGGAGGCTCTGAAAGCAGAAATTACAAAGGCAGTGGAGAAAGTGCAGGAGGCTG ATCCCAACACTCAGATCTTGTATGCATGTGACTCTTGCGGCGAGAAGTTCCTGGACGCGACCTCCTTGGCCCAACATGTGCGCATCCACACAGCCCAGGCCCTGGTCATGTTTCAGGCAGACTCAGACTTCTACCAGCAGTATACGGCGGACGGAGCTTGGCAAGCTACCGAGCAGGTCATCCAGGGAGGAGAACTCCTGTTTCGGACCCgggacggtgaggaggaggccGGGGACGGCGGCCAAGCCGAGATGGCCCAGTCAGAGCCTCGAGGTGAAGAAGGGGCGGAGGAAGGGGCGGAGTCGCAGACAGAAGCAGATGGAGAGGCTGTGCAGATCTGTGAGAGTGGAGCACAGTGA